The genomic stretch AGTACGGGCTTTTGCTGGTCACGTGCGCGGGCGAGGCCCTGTTCCAGCGAAGAGCCCCAGCCGTCTTCGTCCGAGGCCGCAACACTGGCGGCGACGGCATCGCGGTCGACGAAATAGCGGTCATTGAAGCCGGTCGCCGCGTGATAGCCGTAGTAGGCGGCAAATGCGAGAATGAACACGCCGAAAGCCTGCTTCACGCGCACCATCCACATGCCGGGCCTGGGCAAGAAGGACAAACCCGCACCCGCGAAGGGCCAGGGCAGCGCCATGCCGACGCCGAGCAGAAACGGCAGCAACAGGGCCGCCTTCATGCCGGTGTTGTAGAGGTCCTGGGCGTAGACGATGGTATAGATGACGACGGGCGCGACGCACGCGCCGGCCAGCAGCGCCGACACAGCGCCCATGAAGAACGCGATGCCGAAGCTGCGTTTTTCGTTGCCGCGCACGCCCACTTTCGCTTGATACTTCGTGAAATCGATTTGAATGATGTCGAACATGGCCAGACCGAGGAGAAGGAACAGGACCGCAATGGCCCCGTTGAACCACGGGCTGGCGTTAATGGAGCCGAACACGCTCGAAAGCCCGAGCACGACGGCCAATCCCAGCAGGCCGTAAACGACGGCGATGCCGAGACCGTACGCGCCGCCGAGCGCGAACCCGCGAGCCTTAGACCCCGCGCGGGCGCCCGCCCCGATAATCGCGATGTTGATCGGGATCAAGGGCAGCACGCACGGCGTAAGGTTGAGCATCAATCCCCCGCCAAGCACGAGCAGCAGGACCAGCCAAACGCTCCGGCCCGCGAAGCCGCCTGTGCCGGCCTCGCCTCTCTCCGCGCGGTCAATGAACGCCAGGAAAGAATCCGCCTCGTGAAAACCGAATTCGCTGCCTGCGACGGTGAATTGGTCCGCCAGGCTGCGCCAAGGCGCGGCGGATGACACGGTTTCGGCGTTGCCCGTTTCCGGCGCGGCGGGCGTCGCCACGGTTGGAGTCCCGGCCGGCGCGGCGGGGCCTTGGCCCGCGCTCCCGGTCCGGACCGGGATGCTTACCTTGAGTTCGCCGGGGAACGCGCAGACCTTGTCGTTGCAGGGCTGGTATTTCAGGCGGCCCGTGACGGCATATGCGCCCGCGGCGGCTGTTTCGGCCACGCGCAGCCGCGCTTCGATTGTGAATTCTTCCCCGTAGACCTCGATCGGGGTGGGCTGGAAATCGGGCTGGAACATCTGCGACTTGGGATAGACGACGTCTTCCACGGAGATGCCGTCCGGCGGTTCGAGCGCGAGGTCGGTGGCGTAGGTGTTCGGGTCCTTCGGCGCGTGGGCGTTCACGTGCCAGCCTTTCTCGATGCGGAAGATCAGCAGTGCGCGCACCTGCC from Candidatus Hydrogenedentota bacterium encodes the following:
- a CDS encoding thioredoxin family protein yields the protein MRNFAALVICGILFALGAVPVWAQRGPKLEYSVKMEPESVAPGGQVRALLIFRIEKGWHVNAHAPKDPNTYATDLALEPPDGISVEDVVYPKSQMFQPDFQPTPIEVYGEEFTIEARLRVAETAAAGAYAVTGRLKYQPCNDKVCAFPGELKVSIPVRTGSAGQGPAAPAGTPTVATPAAPETGNAETVSSAAPWRSLADQFTVAGSEFGFHEADSFLAFIDRAERGEAGTGGFAGRSVWLVLLLVLGGGLMLNLTPCVLPLIPINIAIIGAGARAGSKARGFALGGAYGLGIAVVYGLLGLAVVLGLSSVFGSINASPWFNGAIAVLFLLLGLAMFDIIQIDFTKYQAKVGVRGNEKRSFGIAFFMGAVSALLAGACVAPVVIYTIVYAQDLYNTGMKAALLLPFLLGVGMALPWPFAGAGLSFLPRPGMWMVRVKQAFGVFILAFAAYYGYHAATGFNDRYFVDRDAVAASVAASDEDGWGSSLEQGLARARDQQKPVLIDFWATWCKNCLAMNTSTLKNDAVLQRLDGYVKIKYQAEDPGAMPASEVMEYFGVMGLPTYVVLLPTH